From Primulina huaijiensis isolate GDHJ02 unplaced genomic scaffold, ASM1229523v2 scaffold23545_ERROPOS1600000+, whole genome shotgun sequence, the proteins below share one genomic window:
- the LOC140967066 gene encoding protein BIG GRAIN 1-like A, with translation MYTREKSRKNHHNEPSFSSTLLDEIYRSIDENADNTEDSKFFYRDNNKLVKGRVNFRGGGNYSSSHRVEDEKMAGFRRVDLVDKWMLKEASENILARMDSLVAESENKSFQDKDLSYFSSISSSSDSSGALSFSSDSEFFISSTKSRVSCFSSVARPKLVRIGGKNREDQELDDYKMGDDDLFKSKSRDLKIYASLRKVKQPISPGGKLTSFINSLFNHANEKKLKNVDSNRRIRVQDLKSMETSSNCSSARSCLSKKREKIMRNGVQRTVRFDPVSVIFNEGSRPCGSKSIIGEESKGCGRHSSAPNQLDDLKLRLRVKNRKVEEGDTQNDKKTDAFRQDSHSKVEEYDEDDAMSDSSSDLFELDHLLFGHNRFCEELPMYETTHYGTNRAIGSGLIT, from the coding sequence ATGTACACCCgagaaaaatcaagaaaaaatcacCACAACGAGCCATCTTTTTCCTCCACCCTTCTTGATGAAATCTACCGATCCATCGATGAAAATGCTGATAATACAGAGGATTCGAAGTTTTTTTACAGAGACAATAATAAATTGGTGAAAGGTCGTGTGAATTTCAGGGGGGGTGGTAATTATAGCAGCAGCCACCGTGTAGAAGATGAAAAGATGGCTGGTTTCAGAAGGGTTGATTTGGTTGATAAATGGATGCTAAAAGAagcaagtgaaaatattttgGCAAGAATGGATTCATTAGTCGCAGAATCCGAAAACAAGTCATTTCAAGACAAAGATTTGTCGTATTTCAGTTCAATTTCGAGTTCTTCAGACAGTTCTGGTGCACTATCCTTTTCATCAGACTCTGAGTTCTTCATTTCCTCGACCAAGTCCAGAGTTTCTTGTTTTTCATCGGTCGCGAGGCCAAAACTTGTCCGAATAGGAGGGAAAAACAGAGAAGATCAAGAGTTGGATGATTATAAAATGGGGGATGACGATTTGTTTAAATCCAAGTCAAGAGATCTGAAGATTTACGCCAGTTTGAGAAAAGTGAAGCAGCCCATTTCGCCTGGCGGGAAGCTAACAAGTTTTATCAACTCCCTTTTCAATCATGCTAACGAAAAGAAGTTGAAAAATGTCGATTCGAACAGAAGGATTCGAGTTCaagatttgaaatccatggaaaCATCATCAAATTGTTCTTCGGCTCGGTCGTGTTTGAGCAAGAAAAGGGAGAAAATTATGAGGAATGGTGTTCAAAGAACGGTCAGATTTGATCCTGTGAGCGTCATTTTTAATGAAGGATCGAGGCCTTGTGGATCTAAGAGCATAATCGGTGAAGAATCCAAAGGATGTGGAAGGCATTCATCGGCACCAAATCAATTGGATGACTTGAAATTGAGGCTAAGAGTCAAGAATAGGAAAGTTGAAGAAGGGGATACTCAAAATGATAAGAAGACCGATGCTTTTAGACAAGATTCGCACTCGAAAGTGGAAGAATATGACGAGGATGATGCGATGAGTGATTCGAGTTCAGACTTGTTCGAGCTCGATCACTTGTTGTTTGGACACAATAGATTTTGTGAAGAACTTCCCATGTACGAAACGACTCATTATGGTACAAATCGTGCTATTGGGAGTGGTTTGATTAcataa
- the LOC140967069 gene encoding uncharacterized protein: MAADQSALFPYNNETIYDAISSAQHLLVFDENYDDHLFDTVHIDNAVPFSGTTGMFNFQENNNDPDGIHCNAFNHNPMHLSIWPLPPSPYTCTCCQTLREFFHTNGTRTLKLDIHGRLGIISHAIQERYDIDVSSQNHEYHMFDFCHESISNVKHFLVQYCEDRKKEGYILLLDPLSNFYDALCIGLDGIGGQNVDIVRGNAHRNQKDGLDHPVDEGNGAKLTKSYIASQREKTGKMKLRDLTGYFHLPISAASKEMNICPTALKNICRKEGLLRWPHRKIKSIKRQISEKKRSLNSNNACERAGVLTQIHELEQSLADICGENVG; the protein is encoded by the exons ATGGCGGCAGACCAATCCGCTCTTTTTCCGTACAATAACGAAACCATTTACGACGCCATTTCCAGTGCACAGCATTTGCTCGTGTTTGATGAAAACTATGATGATCATCTCTTTGATACGGTCCATATTGACAATGCCGTTCCATTTTCTGGGACGACGGGAATGTttaattttcaggaaaataaCAACGATCCAGATGGGATTCATTGCAATGCTTTTAATCATAATCCAATGCATCTTTCCATTTGGCCACTCCCTCCGTCTCCATACACTTGCACTTGTTGCCAAACACTTCGTGAATTTTTCCATACCAACG GTACTCGGACATTGAAACTCGACATTCATGGAAGATTAGGAATCATCAGCCATGCAATTCAGGAGAGATATGATATTGATGTATCTTCTCAAAATCATGAGTACCACATGTTTGA TTTCTGCCATGAAAGCATCAGCAATGTCAAACATTTCTTAGTTCAGTACTGCGAGGACCGAAAAAAAGAGGGCTATATTTTGTTGCTAGATCCACTATCCAACTTTTACGACGCATTGTGCATTGGACTTGATGGAATTGGCGGTCAAAATGTTGACATTGTTCGAG GGAATGCGCATAGGAACCAAAAAGATGGTTTGGACCATCCAGTGGATGAGGGAAATGGAGCAAAACTAACTAAGAGCTACATTGCTTCACAG AGGGAAAAGACAGGAAAGATGAAACTTCGAGACTTGACAGGGTATTTCCATCTTCCAATTAGTGCTGCGTCTAAGGAAATGAATATATGCCCGACTGCACTAAAGAATATATGCCGTAAAGAAGGCTTGCTAAGGTGGCCTCACAGGAAG ATAAAGAGTATCAAGAGGCAGATATCGGAGAAGAAAAGGAGTTTGAATTCGAATAATGCATGCGAAAGGGCAGGGGTTTTGACACAGATACACGAGCTTGAACAAAGTCTTGCCGATATATGTGGAGAAAATGTGGGCTGA
- the LOC140967065 gene encoding uncharacterized protein isoform X1 yields MGPLQTVVCVKQVKQESVEEWDETMPLPGDIIEGVAEDCADESFISAKIRSEFNSVLGKINRGGEYVWLKVRRGESTLKLQACVVQDRDMKLHKKFTVRAASDERHIAVLADMTYEKCFQLQEMSRRVVNLDFKGFQRKGMRYDWKSKVGIYLPDRRCTVVSSILFTPLRHECGIEAPTVRAMAWFSAAVSSGIPLVFLNIQTEQIITSENKPVKGKELTHGRQQIINTTVNIVQGIRLWFLPGVSEVSLVLIPGPGETRFGMDMKRTEEGFICLSSVTNGTAAERAGIQHLLEQANRTNHLLVISRLQGKSLMPSTVDLEGYIHCCDNAEIKQTIVLAMENAETIQIHLMSWPNQTPRELGAATLRPPN; encoded by the exons ATGGGGCCTCTGCAGACAGTAGTCTGTGTAAAACAAGTGAAGCAAGAATCAGTAGAAGAATGGGATGAAACCATGCCATTGCCTGGTGACATTATCGAAGGGGTAGCAGAAGATTGCGCTGATGAATCATTCATATCAGCAAAAATAAGGTCAGAATTTAACTCTGTTCTTGGTAAAATAAACCGAGGGGGCGAATACGTGTGGTTAAAGGTGAGACGGGGGGAAAGCACGTTGAAACTACAGGCATGTGTTGTGCAGGATCGAGATATGAAGCTTCACAAGAAGTTTACCGTCAGAGCAGCTTCTGATGAGAGACATATCGCGGTTCTTGCAGACATGACTTACGAAAAATGTTTTCAACTCCAAG AGATGAGCAGAAGAGTGGTGAATTTGGACTTTAAGGGATTTCAACGGAAGGGGATGAGATACGACTGGAAATCGAAGGTGGGAATATATCTGCCTGATCGAAGGTGTACTGTCGTTAGCTCGATTCTCTTTACACCGCTGAGACACGAATGCGGAATCGAAGCCCCCACGGTCAGGGCTATGGCCTGGTTTTCTGCTGCGGTGTCTTCCGGGATCCCTCTAGTTTTCCTGAACATCCAAACCGAACAAATCATCACTTCT GAGAACAAACCGGTGAAAGGCAAGGAGTTGACTCACGGGAGacaacaaatcatcaatacCACAGTAAACATAGTGCAAGGTATCCGACTCTGGTTTCTCCCTGGTGTGTCAGAGGTTTCACTTGTACTAATCCCAGGACCTGGAGAAACCCGATTCGGAATGGACATGAAACGAACCGAGGAG GGATTCATCTGCCTTTCATCCGTAACAAATGGGACAGCAGCGGAACGAGCAGGCATACAACACTTACTTGAACAAGCAAACAGAACAAATCACTTGCTCGTGATTTCAAGGCTACAAGGGAAGAGTTTGATGCCTTCAACAGTTGATTTGGAGGGCTATATACACTGTTGTGACAATGCCGAAATCAAGCAAACAATAGTTTTGGCAATGGAAAACGCTGAAACCATTCAGATTCATCTTATGTCGTGGCCTAATCAGACCCCAAGGGAACTTGGTGCTGCAACTCTTCGGCCTCCTAACTAG
- the LOC140967065 gene encoding uncharacterized protein isoform X2 encodes MKLHKKFTVRAASDERHIAVLADMTYEKCFQLQEMSRRVVNLDFKGFQRKGMRYDWKSKVGIYLPDRRCTVVSSILFTPLRHECGIEAPTVRAMAWFSAAVSSGIPLVFLNIQTEQIITSENKPVKGKELTHGRQQIINTTVNIVQGIRLWFLPGVSEVSLVLIPGPGETRFGMDMKRTEEGFICLSSVTNGTAAERAGIQHLLEQANRTNHLLVISRLQGKSLMPSTVDLEGYIHCCDNAEIKQTIVLAMENAETIQIHLMSWPNQTPRELGAATLRPPN; translated from the exons ATGAAGCTTCACAAGAAGTTTACCGTCAGAGCAGCTTCTGATGAGAGACATATCGCGGTTCTTGCAGACATGACTTACGAAAAATGTTTTCAACTCCAAG AGATGAGCAGAAGAGTGGTGAATTTGGACTTTAAGGGATTTCAACGGAAGGGGATGAGATACGACTGGAAATCGAAGGTGGGAATATATCTGCCTGATCGAAGGTGTACTGTCGTTAGCTCGATTCTCTTTACACCGCTGAGACACGAATGCGGAATCGAAGCCCCCACGGTCAGGGCTATGGCCTGGTTTTCTGCTGCGGTGTCTTCCGGGATCCCTCTAGTTTTCCTGAACATCCAAACCGAACAAATCATCACTTCT GAGAACAAACCGGTGAAAGGCAAGGAGTTGACTCACGGGAGacaacaaatcatcaatacCACAGTAAACATAGTGCAAGGTATCCGACTCTGGTTTCTCCCTGGTGTGTCAGAGGTTTCACTTGTACTAATCCCAGGACCTGGAGAAACCCGATTCGGAATGGACATGAAACGAACCGAGGAG GGATTCATCTGCCTTTCATCCGTAACAAATGGGACAGCAGCGGAACGAGCAGGCATACAACACTTACTTGAACAAGCAAACAGAACAAATCACTTGCTCGTGATTTCAAGGCTACAAGGGAAGAGTTTGATGCCTTCAACAGTTGATTTGGAGGGCTATATACACTGTTGTGACAATGCCGAAATCAAGCAAACAATAGTTTTGGCAATGGAAAACGCTGAAACCATTCAGATTCATCTTATGTCGTGGCCTAATCAGACCCCAAGGGAACTTGGTGCTGCAACTCTTCGGCCTCCTAACTAG
- the LOC140967068 gene encoding uncharacterized protein, with amino-acid sequence MLDKSKFFFLGAALFSGVSGTLYPVVMLKTLQQVMLNEISCFKMAGSIMRSEGFRGFYRGFGTSIMGTIPARALYMGALEVTKSNVGYVASGQLGFSEAGASAIANAAAGLTAAMAAQLVWTPVDVVSQRLMVQGGGCNTSPCMAGLKKYSGGIDAFSKIIHMDGARGLYRGFGISILTYAPSNAAWWASYSIAHRMIWGGVSCYFCKKDENGNGGSGHRPDGKTVLAVQGLSAAMASGVSALVTMPLDTIKTRLQVLDSEESVRGRSPTILQTMKNLVREGGLGACYRGLGPRWASMSMSATTMITTYEFLKRLSTKTQENFA; translated from the coding sequence ATGCTTGATAAATCCAAGTTTTTCTTCCTTGGGGCTGCTCTATTTTCGGGTGTTTCAGGCACTCTTTATCCTGTCGTTATGTTGAAAACACTGCAGCAAGTGATGTTGAATGAGATATCTTGTTTCAAAATGGCGGGTTCCATCATGCGGAGCGAGGGGTTCAGGGGATTTTATCGGGGTTTTGGGACTTCCATAATGGGAACTATCCCTGCGCGAGCGCTGTATATGGGTGCGCTTGAAGTGACTAAGAGTAATGTTGGGTACGTAGCAAGTGGTCAATTAGGATTTTCTGAGGCCGGGGCCTCGGCTATTGCTAATGCTGCTGCTGGCCTGACAGCTGCAATGGCTGCACAATTAGTTTGGACACCAGTTGATGTTGTGAGCCAGAGACTGATGGTTCAAGGAGGTGGTTGTAACACAAGCCCCTGCATGGCGGGCTTGAAAAAATACAGCGGTGGGATCGACGCGTTTAGTAAGATCATTCATATGGATGGAGCAAGGGGGTTATATCGGGGATTTGGGATATCTATATTGACTTATGCACCCTCCAATGCAGCATGGTGGGCTTCTTACTCTATAGCACATAGGATGATTTGGGGTGGTGTCAGTTGTTATTTCTGTAAGAAAGACGAGAATGGCAATGGTGGCAGTGGTCATAGGCCGGATGGAAAAACTGTACTGGCAGTTCAGGGCCTGAGTGCTGCAATGGCAAGTGGAGTATCGGCGTTGGTGACAATGCCACTCGATACAATAAAGACTCGGTTGCAGGTCTTGGATAGCGAAGAAAGCGTGCGTGGTAGGTCACCAACAATTTTACAAACCATGAAGAACTTAGTGAGGGAAGGTGGATTAGGTGCTTGTTACAGAGGGTTGGGACCTAGATGGGCATCTATGTCAATGTCTGCCACGACCATGATCACGACCTATGAGTTTCTTAAGCGGCTTTCAACCAAAACTCAAGAGAACTTTGCTTAG
- the LOC140967050 gene encoding uncharacterized protein, with translation MEEKENSSRGSEEEILGSSLTMEKVAAAKQFIENHYKNQMKSIQERKERRWVLERKLASSDVPKEEQMNQLKDLERKETEFMRLRRNKICVEDFDHLTIIGRGAFGEVRLCREKKSGNIYAMKKLKKSEMLLRGQVEHVRAERNLLAEVACHCIVKLYYSFQDAEYLYLIMEYLPGGDMMTLLMREDTLSENVAKFYIAQSVLAIESIHKHNYIHRDIKPDNLLLDKNGHMKLSDFGLCKPLDCRTLSTVNEDEVMGDEDIREPMDIDGRFPDAANGSNWRNPREQLHHWQMNRRKLAFSTVGTPDYIAPEVLLKKGYGVECDWWSLGAIMYEMLVGYPPFYSDDPMTTCRKIVHWRNHLKFPEDTKLSPEAKDLICSLLCDVEHRLGTGGVAQIKAHSWFTDIEWDKLYEMEAAFKPEVNGELDTQNFMKFDELDTPTPARYGSGPSRKMHLSPKDLSFVGYTFKNFDAVKELRNSSDHTRSMSPSRPSIGTIFGDFKESQVRKETAEESDTRILTSMDDVMMSP, from the exons ATGGAGGAGAAAGAGAACAGTAGCAGAGGATCCGAAGAAGAGATTCTAGGTTCAAGCTTGACTATGGAAAAAGTCGCTGCTGCCAAACAGTTTATCGAGAATCACTACAAGAATCAGATGAAAAGCATACAGGAACGAAAAGAAAG ACGATGGGTATTAGAAAGAAAGTTAGCTTCTTCGGACGTCCCCAAAGAAGAACAAATGAACCAATTAAAGGATTTAGAACGAAAGGAAACTGAATTTATGCGATTGAGGAGGAACAAAATATGTGTGGAAGATTTTGATCATCTAACTATCATTGGACGTGGAGCATTTGGTGAG GTACGCTTATGTCGAGAGAAAAAATCTGGCAATATTTATGCAATGAAGAAGTTGAAGAAATCTGAAATGCTGTTGAGAGGACAG GTGGAACACGTTAGAGCAGAGAGAAACCTTTTGGCGGAAGTGGCCTGCCACTGCATTGTCAAACTGTACTACTCTTTTCAAGATGCCGAGTATTTATATCTTATCATGGAATATCTCCCTGGTGGCGACATGATGACTTTACTCATGAGGGAAGACACACTTTCTGAAAATGTGGCTAAATTTTACATTGCTCAGAGTGTCCTGGCCATTGAGTCCATTCATAAGCATAACTATATTCACAG gGATATTAAACCTGATAACCTTCTTCTAGATAAGAACGGTCACATGAAGCTCTCAGACTTTGGTCTTTGCAAGCCACTTGATTGTAGAACTTTATCTACTGTGAATGAAGATGAGGTCATGGGTGATGAAGATATTAGGGAACCAATGGATATCGATGGCCGCTTTCCTGATGCTGCCAATGGTAGTAATTGGAGAAACCCCCGTGAACAACTTCATCATTGGCAGATGAATAGGAGAAAGTTG GCGTTTTCAACTGTGGGTACACCAGACTATATTGCTCCTGAGGTGCTGTTGAAGAAGGGATATGGAGTGGAGTGTGACTG GTGGTCGCTGGGTGCAATTATGTATGAAATGCTTGTTGGTTACCCTCCTTTTTATTCCGATGACCCAATGACGACTTGCAGAAAG ATTGTTCATTGGAGAAATCACCTGAAATTTCCGGAAGATACCAAATTAAGTCCTGAGGCAAAAGATCTCATTTGTAGTTTACTCTGTGATGTGGAACATAGGCTTGGAACTGGGGGAGTAGCCCAGATAAAG GCACACTCTTGGTTCACAGATATTGAATGGGATAAACTCTATGAAATGGAAGCGGCATTTAAGCCAGAGGTTAATGGAGAATTGGACACCCAGAATTTTATGAAGTTTGATGAA TTGGATACTCCAACACCAGCAAGATATGGCTCAGGACCCTCACGAAAG ATGCATCTTTCTCCAAAGGACTTGAGTTTTGTTGGTTATACCTTCAAAAACTTCGATGCTGTCAAGGAACTGCGTAATTCGTCAG ATCATACAAGGAGTATGTCTCCAAGTCGGCCATCAATTGGTACAATTTTTG GTGATTTCAAGGAAAGCCAAGTGAGAAAAGAAACAGCTGAGGAATCTGATACACGAATTCTCACATCAATGGATGATGTAATGATGTCTCCATGA
- the LOC140967052 gene encoding RNA-binding protein 2-like codes for MADPYWRYAAASASVPPPVSSDRGSIPNPSFPGFLLPEQSTLSSYNQYNHKIDSLDFLQKDILPSRPGSLGIKDISTIRSERGASGLTVGASIRGNPYSFDDPNFLGHHRDVNSGTGSAIPNVNYERPNSVRSSDGPPVPGGQSNVLFVDGLPTDCSRREIGHIFRPFIGFRELRVVHKEPRRRGDKAMVLCFVEFTDAKCALTALEALQGYKFDDKKPDSHILKIHFAHFPFRLPSEGEEQRFGGVR; via the exons ATGGCGGATCCTTACTGGAGATATGCCGCCGCCAGCGCCTCCGTTCCTCCTCCCGTGTCGTCCGACAGAG GGAGCATCCCCAATCCAAGCTTTCCAGGTTTCTTACTGCCCGAACAATCAACACTGAGTTCTTATAATCAATATAACCACAAGATTGATTCCTTGGATTTTCTCCAAAAAGAT ATCTTACCATCTCGTCCTGGGTCTTTAGGCATCAAGGATATTTCTACTATTCGTTCTGAGCGTGGTGCCAGTGGATTGACTGTTGGAGCTAGCATTAGAGGCAATCCATATTCTTTTGATGATCCAAATTTTCTAGGCCACCATAGAGATGTTAATTCAGGCACTGGTTCTGCCATCCCCAATGTGAATTATGAAAGGCCCAATTCTGTGAGGAGCTCTGATGGTCCTCCAGTGCCAGGTGGACAGTCAAATGTTCTATTTGTAGACGGGCTGCCAACTGACTGTTCAAGAAGAGAAATAGGAC ATATTTTTCGGCCATTTATTGGATTTAGAGAACTTAGAGTCGTTCACAAGGAGCCAAGACGT CGCGGAGACAAGGCCATGGTGCTCTGCTTTGTTGAATTCACTGATGCAAAGTGTGCGCTTACTGCTCTGGAAGCCCTTCAAG GTTACAAATTTGATGACAAGAAACCAGACTCTCATATTCTAAAAATCCATTTTGCGCATTTTCCTTTCCGCTTACCATCTGAGGGAGAAGAGCAACGATTTGGAGGTGTACGATAA
- the LOC140967051 gene encoding peptidyl-prolyl cis-trans isomerase CYP57 produces MSTVYVLEPPTKGKVILTTSYGALDIELWPKEAPKAVRNFVQLCLEGYYNGTVFHRAIKSFLVQGGDPTGTGEGGESVYGGVFSDEFHSRLRFKHRGLVACAGAGSPNTNGSQFFITLDRCDWLDKKHTIFGKVTGDSVYNLLQLGEVETDKDDRPLDPLPKILSVEVLWDPFDDIVPRIAPAKSLLSSEKKDLKQKVTKKLNLLSFGEEAEEEEKELAAFNTRIKSSHDVLEDPRLLKEENHDDNLNSGEVSKAKEVHLTVREALSSKMEYHRELDSKPPNSSDDSDEYDISFDARMRQQIMRKRKELGDLSTKQEFPNGPRNHAASIPRSDAENHDDKPKLDKLSIKRKGIGSEARSERLANADSDSLLLGVAERERQLQKQKRRRRQGHEDEVLAKLQKFKSAVSTKSKSSIDENAGGEDGSTDWMGVSLQFAPEPGKGNMSRSDDPNDYVVHDPLLEKGKEKFNKMQAKEKRRQREWAGKSLT; encoded by the exons ATGTCGACGGTGTACGTTTTGGAACCGCCGACAAAGGGGAAGGTGATACTGACGACGTCCTACGGCGCACTGGACATCGAGCTGTGGCCCAAGGAGGCGCCGAAAGCCGTGCGAAACTTCGTGCAGCTGTGCCTCGAAGGCTATTACAATGGCACCGTCTTCCATCGTGCGATTAAGTCCTTCCTCGTACAAGGTGGTGATCCAACCGGCACTGGAGAAG gtGGGGAGAGCGTCTATGGTGGTGTCTTTTCTGACGAGTTTCATTCGCGTTTAAGATTCAAGCATAGGGGTTTGGTTGCATGTGCTGGAGCTGGCTCACCAAATACAAATGGCAGCCAGTTCTTTATTACTTTGGATCGTTGCGATTGGCTAGACAAGAAACACACAATATTTGGCAAA GTAACCGGAGATTCAGTATATAATCTCTTACAGTTAGGTGAAGTGGAGACTGATAAAGATGATAGACCATTGGATCCTCTTCCCAAAATACTTTCCGTTGAG GTGTTATGGGATCCATTCGACGACATTGTCCCTAGGATCGCCCCTGCGAAGTCATTGCTATCATCTGAAAAGAAGGACTTAAAGCAGAAAGTTACTAA GAAACTGAATCTGCTTTCATTTGGAgaagaagctgaggaagaggagAAGGAACTGGCAGCTTTCAATACAAGGATAAAAAGTAGTCACGATGTTTTGGAAGATCCCCGCCTCCTGAAGGAAGAAAACCATGATGATAATTTG AACTCAGGTGAGGTCTCGAAAGCAAAGGAGGTGCACTTAACTGTTAGAGAAGCTTTAAGCTCAAAGATGGAGTACCACAGAGAATTAGATTCTAAACCTCCTAATTCTTCTGATGATAGTGATGAGTATGACATTAGCTTTGATGCAAGAATGCGTCAACAGATAATGCGAAAAAGGAAGGAGCTCGGAGATTTGTCGACCAAGCAAGAGTTTCCCAATG GTCCACGGAATCATGCGGCATCTATACCAAG ATCTGATGCTGAAAATCATGATGATAAACCAAAGCTGGATAAGTTGTCTATCAAGAGAAAAGGAATAGGTTCAGAAGCAAGGTCTGAACGCTTGGCTAATGCTGATTCAGACTCACTGTTGCTTGGGGTAGCAGAACGAGAGAGACAGTTGCAGAAGCAGAAGAGACGTAGGCGCCAAGGGCACGAGGATGAA GTTCTAGCAAAACTTCAGAAGTTTAAGTCAGCTGTCTCAACCAAATCCAAATCATCTATTGATGAAAATGCTGGTGGCGAAGATGGTTCGACCGATTGGATGGGAGTTTCATTGCAGTTTGCTCCTGAGCCTGGCAAG GGTAATATGTCACGCAGTGATGATCCTAATGATTATGTGGTGCATGACCCTCTGTTGGAGAAGGGAAAAGAGAAATTCAACAAAATGCAGGCGAAAGAAAAGAGAAGACAACGAGAATGGGCTGGGAAATCACTTACTTGA